TGCTGGGTGAGAGTTGATGAGAATTCCACTTGTTGGTGAGAGATAATGATATCCAGCGGGGTGTGATCATTCAGCCACCTTCAGCTGAGGAACCCTGCGCTGCCAAAACTTGGCTCAAAAATGCCCTATCAGAATTCATTTTATTGGAGTTGCAGCAGGAAGCATTTCCGAAGGCTCTTATGTTAGAGGTCATTTAGCTTCAAGTCATTGCTCATAAAACGTCCATCACTCTGCTTCACAGTCATCAACGAGACCTGCGGAACCTCCTACTCACTGTTTTCAACAGACTCCTTAACTACACTTACATAAGCAAAAGtcttttttaaatggaattGTGCAACGGTTTGAATTCGCTGGAGTCATGCAGCTCATCCACCGTTGCCATCCAGATGATGTTGATCTGGACTTATGAAACTCCTCCTGACTTCCACCCATCACTGcgccatcagcaaacatcacggtCCACGGAGACTCCGCCCACAACTCGTCTCCAAGCATCACTCCTGCAGCACCACAGTCTCGCGTCATGACTCCATATAGCTGCTCACAGACAAATGGAACATCCAATTGCCGTCGTGATAATATTGCAGAAACCATCTCTTTGATGCGCCGTTTAGCCGCAGCATATCGATGAACAAGTTGAGCCAAAAGTCTCTAAACAACCGCAGCAAATTATAATGTGCCCGGCATCAAGAGTTACAAGTCCTTGCCCGGAGGTAATAACCTATTGATCACACTTCCATGTTCCTCTCCGTCAGAGGATGAGGTGCATGAAAGTGTAATTATTTCCATTGATTCGCTTCTTTTTATAtatcacaacagcagtgaaatTGTCCTTCAATGGGCGGCGTCCTGAACTGGCTCCGGGCTGCAATTTCTTGACGTGTTTGTTGCTACGTCTGGAGAACCGCGCCTCGCTCCTCACCTTGTATATAAACCAATAAGACGGACTACATACGTGGAAGTACTTTAAGTTTTGTCACGGCAGCGTGCAGTCAGCGTTTTTCTGGAATTCTAAACAAAGCTGAGTCAGTTGAGGCAAAAATAAGCCTCTGGCTGTGAGTGTTGAGGGTGTTACCGCACTAATGCAACAAGCCAACACTGAaaattgtgagtgtgtgttctttAATGCTGCTGGATAGACTGCAGCTTTTGGACCTTCAGTGTCTCCTACTTTTGGAGTTCTCAAGTTGCAACCCAGAATGTGGCTCCAGGGCCACATAATGTTCTCCAGCTCCTTGTTTGGGCTCATGAATTACATCTACATTTTGCCACCCTCAGGTCCAAGACAGTCCGACACTTTCTCACTTGCAAAACCAACCAGTTGGTGAAGATGAACAAGCTGCTGGAGCTTCACTGAAAGTCAAATACTTCACGAAAGACCTGCAAGTCAtttccacaaagcagaaaactccaGCCTATGGCACCCTGGGGCCGTACGGGTGGCCTCAGAACTTCTCTCAGGCTCTGGATCAGTACCTGAATAGCCCACCCTTGAAGTCAAAACCCCACGTCAAAACCTCCCCGAAGGCGAAGAAGATCCTCGGGTGGGGCGACTTCTATTTCAATGTGAAAACAGTCAAGTTTAGTCTGCTGGTGACTGGGAAGATCGTGGACCATATCAACGGCACCTTCAGCGTCTACTTCCGCCACAACTCCTCACGTCTAGGCAACATATCAGTTAGCATTGTCCCGCCATCCAAAGCCGTGGGTTGGGACTTCCTGGATCCTACTGGTGACGCCATTCCCTCACAGTCCACGGTCTTGGTTCCGGATCTAACCTCCTCATCGATCCCTgtagagaagcagcagcaagaCGTGATGACCGAACTCAACTGCCGCGTCGAGTACCAGAGAACCAACCGGTCCAAAAAAACCAAGCCCTGCCTGTACGACCCGAGTCAGACCTGCTACACGGAAAACACTCAGACTCAAGCCGCCTGGATCTGCGCCAAACCATTTAAGGTCATATGCATCTTCATCGCCTTCACCGGCACCGACTACAGGCTGGTGCAGAAGGTCTGCCCGGACCACAACTTTCAGACggaccagaaccagcagcactttggctgaaactgaaactgaaatccATCCTTCCATTCCAAGTCATTTCACCCTCATCTCCGTGCAGTTTTTGAACCTCATGCGTGTAAATGTTTGAAGCCAAATATCTTTTTTGCAGTAGCTTTGCTTGACTGACAATCTCCTTTGGAAAAAATGGCGGTGGTAAAGTTCACCAGGGACACAGACTGCGCATGTCCCGGCTTCTCTCCACTATCAGAGCTAACCTTTTGCTCCCTGAGAAGGTTCCTGTTGATCCAGCTGTCAGACATGATCTCTTTGCGGCACTCAGTGCGGGTGAGTATTCCTAATATTACACACCATACCTCAAAACGCACCAGGAGAAATTCGCTTTACGCTCTGTTTCGGTGAACCACACTGTCGTATATTCCACTCTCAAAAGCGTTTGTCTAATAGCTGTTGTTATCTGAGTCTGTCAAAGGAGAAAATTCTACCTCTATTGTGCctcacagcttttttttcccaggcGGTTGTAAGAATTAAAATACCAGAGAGAAGGAAAAGATGAAAGGAAATGCGTCGACGTATGTACACGACGCAACAATAATCTCAGTATTTGGGCAAAGTAGCACACAAGTTACGCAACAGCAGGTTTCAACAAACAAGTCCCTGATAAGTAAGTCACTGTGTGTCGGTCCAGCCCACGTTTTACTTTTCATGTTGGAGGATTTCTGAAGCAGCTGCATTTTTTGAATTCACTTGCTTTCATTTAATGGATTGTTAGAACATCAAAAGGCACATTTCTTCAACTCCCTTGTTTCCAAACCTCCCCCCTCATGCAACGTATTATAATTTGGGGTGATGAAAGTGTTTTCTCTACGGCGCGTTCTTCGTAATGTTTTCAAAAGACACCGGGGGAGTAATcttggacaacaacaacaacaacaaaaaaacagaatcctTGCGCCCAGTCAGTGTGTAGCTGCATCAGATCTTGCACAGCACACAAGTCTGTCTGCTGCTTAAAACAATTGTGTCTCTCCACCAAACCTggcagcctctcctcctccgggCCTCGGGATGTTTGGGGCGACAGGTGACAGCTTGGTACAGCAGCACCAGCGCTGGAGGGTGGAGGGGCCAGGAGAGTTTGGCCCAGGACGACCCAGAAATGTGGAGCCTCCTTCAGCAGGAGAAGGACAGACAGTGCAGAGGACTGGAGCTCATCGCATCAGAGGTAGAGTGGATCTCTCCCCTAACATGACCAGCCGAGTCATTTCGTGGCTCAAGAAACTTCTAAAAAATGGATGTTTATGGACAGGGATTTGAGGTCACGTGTGAAAAACAAGCCATAAGAGTGCTCATTTTAGACAGTTCTATTGCTCCAGATTCTGTACAGCAGGCGCAAAACGGATCAATTGCAAGGACTTAGAGGTCAGAGTTGTGTAAACGCAGTACTCTTTACTTCTTTTATAAGCTTAAACTGAACATTTTTTCTGTCTAGaacaatgtttttcaacctttttctagccacagcacccttggttcattgaaaaaaaaattccgtGGCTCACCACCGAAGGTACCTCAGCCAAAGtccacttgtgcttaaagtccgatagaaaatcccttttcaatagtgaaaaactgtagctactgacactcgcttGTTATTTTACCAGGCTacttgcagaaacaaatggcagaaaatgtatttgtttcaaatgtgtccagaaagcaGTGGGCAatttggcaaaatatatcatgatttatttatttctttacttactttaaatcactgtttggattttatcacttctcttttgcatgattttattgtagcttcgagtttccagacaaatccttaccattctttgcctgaacttgcttcataaaaacaatgattctttctctctttacattttggggcgcatttattttgttgtgcatttagtttgtCGACAACTTTTAgatcacaaagcaaactttgacagtccatgagtgtcaaagttttgaagtgagacgtcacattagccgttagctctgcggtgcagacagtctttggcatcacgggtccgacaaggatccctccctccctccctccatggttctgtggtgaaagtgtgtggtcaagttagaggtgcatcagctttaaaagcagctggaagttgcgcatgtgagcggcttcttggctgtgagtgtgtgggaagaggagcgccgcgcaccacagcagcgctgctttgactgacagacagatcagcacatcaacacactggagctctacagtagagtgtaCAGAAAGAGTGcgagcgaatccatgtgatctcctcaccttggtctccacacctcaacaccttctaactGTCACGATTTAatggcatcatatcgcccacctctatctagGAACTGGATCATTTTTCCACAGCACACTAAAAATGCTGGTCTAGAAGACCTTTAACCTTTTCTAGACATCATCCAAGATCCCACTTTATGAAATATTAATCTCCAAGGTTCACTGAATAAGCAAGACAAGTACATTTTATCCAAGAAACACTGGAGTTTAAAGGGAGATGTGAAGAGTCATGAGAGCTGCTCATCTCACCTGCCT
This portion of the Synchiropus splendidus isolate RoL2022-P1 chromosome 18, RoL_Sspl_1.0, whole genome shotgun sequence genome encodes:
- the LOC128749294 gene encoding neurexophilin-4-like, giving the protein MDICGRICHTMRTLSFNLVITFLYLLSSSVQDSPTLSHLQNQPVGEDEQAAGASLKVKYFTKDLQVISTKQKTPAYGTLGPYGWPQNFSQALDQYLNSPPLKSKPHVKTSPKAKKILGWGDFYFNVKTVKFSLLVTGKIVDHINGTFSVYFRHNSSRLGNISVSIVPPSKAVGWDFLDPTGDAIPSQSTVLVPDLTSSSIPVEKQQQDVMTELNCRVEYQRTNRSKKTKPCLYDPSQTCYTENTQTQAAWICAKPFKVICIFIAFTGTDYRLVQKVCPDHNFQTDQNQQHFG